A DNA window from Oncorhynchus keta strain PuntledgeMale-10-30-2019 unplaced genomic scaffold, Oket_V2 Un_contig_20651_pilon_pilon, whole genome shotgun sequence contains the following coding sequences:
- the LOC127920807 gene encoding uncharacterized protein LOC127920807 isoform X17, protein MSWFVQCDRVEACWFSTTMSWFVQCDRVEVCWFSTTMSWFVQCDRVEVCWFSTTMSWFVQCDRVEVCWFSTTMSWFVQCDRVEVCWFSTTMSWFVQCDRVEVCWFSTTMSWFVQCDRVEACWFSTTMSWFVQCDRVEVCWFSTTMSWFVQCDRVEVCWFSTTMSWFVQCDRVEVCWFSTTMSWFVQCDRVEVCWFSTTMSWFVQCDRVEVCWFSTTMSWFVQCDRVEVCWFSTTMSWFVQCDRVEVCWFSTTMSWFVQCDRVEVCWFSTTMSWFVQCDRVEVCWFSTTMSWFVQCDRVEVCWFSTTMSWFVQCDRVEACWFSTTMSWFVQCDRVEACWFSTTMCSCRLRQSSVSVRCFGPLSCSMACVKRRCR, encoded by the exons atGTCTTGgttcgttcagtgtgacagggtcgaggcctgctggttcagtaccactatGTCTTGgttcgttcagtgtgacagggtcgaggtctgctggttcagtaccactatGTCTTGgttcgttcagtgtgacagggtcgag gtctgctggttcagtaccactatGTCTTGgttcgttcagtgtgacagggtcgaggtctgctggttcagtaccactatGTCTTGgttcgttcagtgtgacagggtcgag gtctgctggttcagtaccactatGTCTTGgttcgttcagtgtgacagggtcgaggtctgctggttcagtaccactatGTCTTGgttcgttcagtgtgacagggtcgaggcctgctggttcagtaccactatGTCTTGgttcgttcagtgtgacagggtcgaggtctgctggttcagtaccactatGTCTTGgttcgttcagtgtgacagggtcgag gtctgctggttcagtaccactatGTCTTGgttcgttcagtgtgacagggtcgaggtctgctggttcagtaccactatGTCTTGgttcgttcagtgtgacagggtcgaggtctgctggttcagtaccactatGTCTTGgttcgttcagtgtgacagggtcgaggtctgctggttcagtaccactatGTCTTGgttcgttcagtgtgacagggtcgag gtctgctggttcagtaccactatGTCTTGgttcgttcagtgtgacagggtcgaggtctgctggttcagtaccactatGTCTTGgttcgttcagtgtgacagggtcgaggtctgctggttcagtaccactatGTCTTGgttcgttcagtgtgacagggtcgaggtctgctggttcagtaccactatGTCTTGgttcgttcagtgtgacagggtcgaggtctgctggttcagtaccactatGTCTTGgttcgttcagtgtgacagggtcgaggcctgctggttcagtaccactatGTCTTGgttcgttcagtgtgacagggtcgaggcctgctggttcagtaccactatGTGCAGTTGTAGGCTCCGACAAAGTTCTGTCAGTGTCAGATGTTTTGGGCCTTTATCATGTAGTATGGCTTGTGTTAAGAGACGGTGCCGGTGA
- the LOC127920807 gene encoding uncharacterized protein LOC127920807 isoform X33 yields the protein MSWFVQCDRVEACWFSTTMSWFVQCDRVEVCWFSTTMSWFVQCDRVEVCWFSTTMSWFVQCDRVEACWFSTTMSWFVQCDRVEVCWFSTTMSWFVQCDRVEVCWFSTTMSWFVQCDRVEVCWFSTTMSWFVQCDRVEVCWFSTTMSWFVQCDRVEVCWFSTTMSWFVQCDRVEVCWFSTTMSWFVQCDRVEVCWFSTTMSWFVQCDRVEVCWFSTTMSWFVQCDRVEVCWFSTTMSWFVQCDRVEACWFSTTMSWFVQCDRVEACWFSTTMCSCRLRQSSVSVRCFGPLSCSMACVKRRCR from the exons atGTCTTGgttcgttcagtgtgacagggtcgaggcctgctggttcagtaccactatGTCTTGgttcgttcagtgtgacagggtcgaggtctgctggttcagtaccactatGTCTTGgttcgttcagtgtgacagggtcgag gtctgctggttcagtaccactatGTCTTGgttcgttcagtgtgacagggtcgag gcctgctggttcagtaccactatGTCTTGgttcgttcagtgtgacagggtcgaggtctgctggttcagtaccactatGTCTTGgttcgttcagtgtgacagggtcgaggtctgctggttcagtaccactatGTCTTGgttcgttcagtgtgacagggtcgaggtctgctggttcagtaccactatGTCTTGgttcgttcagtgtgacagggtcgaggtctgctggttcagtaccactatGTCTTGgttcgttcagtgtgacagggtcgag gtctgctggttcagtaccactatGTCTTGgttcgttcagtgtgacagggtcgaggtctgctggttcagtaccactatGTCTTGgttcgttcagtgtgacagggtcgaggtctgctggttcagtaccactatGTCTTGgttcgttcagtgtgacagggtcgaggtctgctggttcagtaccactatGTCTTGgttcgttcagtgtgacagggtcgaggtctgctggttcagtaccactatGTCTTGgttcgttcagtgtgacagggtcgaggcctgctggttcagtaccactatGTCTTGgttcgttcagtgtgacagggtcgaggcctgctggttcagtaccactatGTGCAGTTGTAGGCTCCGACAAAGTTCTGTCAGTGTCAGATGTTTTGGGCCTTTATCATGTAGTATGGCTTGTGTTAAGAGACGGTGCCGGTGA
- the LOC127920807 gene encoding uncharacterized protein LOC127920807 isoform X19 produces the protein MSWFVQCDRVEACWFSTTMSWFVQCDRVEVCWFSTTMSWFVQCDRVEVCWFSTTMSWFVQCDRVEVCWFSTTMSWFVQCDRVEVCWFSTTMSWFVQCDRVEACWFSTTMSWFVQCDRVEVCWFSTTMSWFVQCDRVEVCWFSTTMSWFVQCDRVEVCWFSTTMSWFVQCDRVEVCWFSTTMSWFVQCDRVEVCWFSTTMSWFVQCDRVEVCWFSTTMSWFVQCDRVEVCWFSTTMSWFVQCDRVEVCWFSTTMSWFVQCDRVEVCWFSTTMSWFVQCDRVEVCWFSTTMSWFVQCDRVEACWFSTTMSWFVQCDRVEACWFSTTMCSCRLRQSSVSVRCFGPLSCSMACVKRRCR, from the exons atGTCTTGgttcgttcagtgtgacagggtcgaggcctgctggttcagtaccactatGTCTTGgttcgttcagtgtgacagggtcgaggtctgctggttcagtaccactatGTCTTGgttcgttcagtgtgacagggtcgag gtctgctggttcagtaccactatGTCTTGgttcgttcagtgtgacagggtcgag gtctgctggttcagtaccactatGTCTTGgttcgttcagtgtgacagggtcgaggtctgctggttcagtaccactatGTCTTGgttcgttcagtgtgacagggtcgaggcctgctggttcagtaccactatGTCTTGgttcgttcagtgtgacagggtcgaggtctgctggttcagtaccactatGTCTTGgttcgttcagtgtgacagggtcgag gtctgctggttcagtaccactatGTCTTGgttcgttcagtgtgacagggtcgaggtctgctggttcagtaccactatGTCTTGgttcgttcagtgtgacagggtcgaggtctgctggttcagtaccactatGTCTTGgttcgttcagtgtgacagggtcgaggtctgctggttcagtaccactatGTCTTGgttcgttcagtgtgacagggtcgag gtctgctggttcagtaccactatGTCTTGgttcgttcagtgtgacagggtcgaggtctgctggttcagtaccactatGTCTTGgttcgttcagtgtgacagggtcgaggtctgctggttcagtaccactatGTCTTGgttcgttcagtgtgacagggtcgaggtctgctggttcagtaccactatGTCTTGgttcgttcagtgtgacagggtcgaggtctgctggttcagtaccactatGTCTTGgttcgttcagtgtgacagggtcgaggcctgctggttcagtaccactatGTCTTGgttcgttcagtgtgacagggtcgaggcctgctggttcagtaccactatGTGCAGTTGTAGGCTCCGACAAAGTTCTGTCAGTGTCAGATGTTTTGGGCCTTTATCATGTAGTATGGCTTGTGTTAAGAGACGGTGCCGGTGA
- the LOC127920807 gene encoding uncharacterized protein LOC127920807 isoform X29 yields MSWFVQCDRVEACWFSTTMSWFVQCDRVEVCWFSTTMSWFVQCDRVEVCWFSTTMSWFVQCDRVEVCWFSTTMSWFVQCDRVEVCWFSTTMSWFVQCDRVEVCWFSTTMSWFVQCDRVEVCWFSTTMSWFVQCDRVEVCWFSTTMSWFVQCDRVEVCWFSTTMSWFVQCDRVEVCWFSTTMSWFVQCDRVEVCWFSTTMSWFVQCDRVEVCWFSTTMSWFVQCDRVEVCWFSTTMSWFVQCDRVEVCWFSTTMSWFVQCDRVEACWFSTTMSWFVQCDRVEACWFSTTMCSCRLRQSSVSVRCFGPLSCSMACVKRRCR; encoded by the exons atGTCTTGgttcgttcagtgtgacagggtcgaggcctgctggttcagtaccactatGTCTTGgttcgttcagtgtgacagggtcgaggtctgctggttcagtaccactatGTCTTGgttcgttcagtgtgacagggtcgag gtctgctggttcagtaccactatGTCTTGgttcgttcagtgtgacagggtcgaggtctgctggttcagtaccactatGTCTTGgttcgttcagtgtgacagggtcgag gtctgctggttcagtaccactatGTCTTGgttcgttcagtgtgacagggtcgag gtctgctggttcagtaccactatGTCTTGgttcgttcagtgtgacagggtcgaggtctgctggttcagtaccactatGTCTTGgttcgttcagtgtgacagggtcgaggtctgctggttcagtaccactatGTCTTGgttcgttcagtgtgacagggtcgaggtctgctggttcagtaccactatGTCTTGgttcgttcagtgtgacagggtcgag gtctgctggttcagtaccactatGTCTTGgttcgttcagtgtgacagggtcgaggtctgctggttcagtaccactatGTCTTGgttcgttcagtgtgacagggtcgaggtctgctggttcagtaccactatGTCTTGgttcgttcagtgtgacagggtcgaggtctgctggttcagtaccactatGTCTTGgttcgttcagtgtgacagggtcgaggtctgctggttcagtaccactatGTCTTGgttcgttcagtgtgacagggtcgaggcctgctggttcagtaccactatGTCTTGgttcgttcagtgtgacagggtcgaggcctgctggttcagtaccactatGTGCAGTTGTAGGCTCCGACAAAGTTCTGTCAGTGTCAGATGTTTTGGGCCTTTATCATGTAGTATGGCTTGTGTTAAGAGACGGTGCCGGTGA
- the LOC127920807 gene encoding uncharacterized protein LOC127920807 isoform X11 translates to MSWFVQCDRVEACWFSTTMSWFVQCDRVEVCWFSTTMSWFVQCDRVEVCWFSVTGSRPAGSVPLRLGSFSVTGSRSAGSVPLCLGSFSVTGSRSAGSVPLCLGSFSVTGSRSAGSVPLCLGSFSVTGSRSAGSVPLCLGSFSVTGSRPAGSVPLCLGSFSVTGSRSAGSVPLCLGSFSVTGSRSAGSVPLCLGSFSVTGSRSAGSVPLCLGSFSVTGSRSAGSVPLCLGSFSVTGSRSAGSVPLCLGSFSVTGSRSAGSVPLCLGSFSVTGSRSAGSVPLCLGSFSVTGSRSAGSVPLCLGSFSVTGSRSAGSVPLCLGSFSVTGSRSAGSVPLCLGSFSVTGSRPAGSVPLCLGSFSVTGSRPAGSVPLCAVVGSDKVLSVSDVLGLYHVVWLVLRDGAGD, encoded by the exons atGTCTTGgttcgttcagtgtgacagggtcgaggcctgctggttcagtaccactatGTCTTGgttcgttcagtgtgacagggtcgaggtctgctggttcagtaccactatGTCTTGgttcgttcagtgtgacagggtcgaggtctgctggttcagtgtgacagggtcgaggcctgctggttcagtaccactacgtcttggctcgttcagtgtgacagggtcgaggtctgctggttcagtaccactatGTCTTGgttcgttcagtgtgacagggtcgaggtctgctggttcagtaccactatGTCTTGgttcgttcagtgtgacagggtcgag gtctgctggttcagtaccactatGTCTTGgttcgttcagtgtgacagggtcgaggtctgctggttcagtaccactatGTCTTGgttcgttcagtgtgacagggtcgaggcctgctggttcagtaccactatGTCTTGgttcgttcagtgtgacagggtcgaggtctgctggttcagtaccactatGTCTTGgttcgttcagtgtgacagggtcgag gtctgctggttcagtaccactatGTCTTGgttcgttcagtgtgacagggtcgaggtctgctggttcagtaccactatGTCTTGgttcgttcagtgtgacagggtcgaggtctgctggttcagtaccactatGTCTTGgttcgttcagtgtgacagggtcgaggtctgctggttcagtaccactatGTCTTGgttcgttcagtgtgacagggtcgag gtctgctggttcagtaccactatGTCTTGgttcgttcagtgtgacagggtcgaggtctgctggttcagtaccactatGTCTTGgttcgttcagtgtgacagggtcgaggtctgctggttcagtaccactatGTCTTGgttcgttcagtgtgacagggtcgaggtctgctggttcagtaccactatGTCTTGgttcgttcagtgtgacagggtcgaggtctgctggttcagtaccactatGTCTTGgttcgttcagtgtgacagggtcgaggcctgctggttcagtaccactatGTCTTGgttcgttcagtgtgacagggtcgaggcctgctggttcagtaccactatGTGCAGTTGTAGGCTCCGACAAAGTTCTGTCAGTGTCAGATGTTTTGGGCCTTTATCATGTAGTATGGCTTGTGTTAAGAGACGGTGCCGGTGAttga
- the LOC127920807 gene encoding uncharacterized protein LOC127920807 isoform X18, which yields MSWFVQCDRVEACWFSTTMSWFVQCDRVEVCWFSTTMSWFVQCDRVEVCWFSTTMSWFVQCDRVEVCWFSTTMSWFVQCDRVEVCWFSTTMSWFVQCDRVEACWFSTTMSWFVQCDRVEVCWFSTTMSWFVQCDRVEVCWFSTTMSWFVQCDRVEVCWFSTTMSWFVQCDRVEVCWFSTTMSWFVQCDRVEVCWFSTTMSWFVQCDRVEVCWFSTTMSWFVQCDRVEVCWFSTTMSWFVQCDRVEVCWFSTTMSWFVQCDRVEVCWFSTTMSWFVQCDRVEVCWFSTTMSWFVQCDRVEVCWFSTTMSWFVQCDRVEACWFSTTMSWFVQCDRVEACWFSTTMCSCRLRQSSVSVRCFGPLSCSMACVKRRCR from the exons atGTCTTGgttcgttcagtgtgacagggtcgaggcctgctggttcagtaccactatGTCTTGgttcgttcagtgtgacagggtcgaggtctgctggttcagtaccactatGTCTTGgttcgttcagtgtgacagggtcgag gtctgctggttcagtaccactatGTCTTGgttcgttcagtgtgacagggtcgaggtctgctggttcagtaccactatGTCTTGgttcgttcagtgtgacagggtcgaggtctgctggttcagtaccactatGTCTTGgttcgttcagtgtgacagggtcgaggcctgctggttcagtaccactatGTCTTGgttcgttcagtgtgacagggtcgaggtctgctggttcagtaccactatGTCTTGgttcgttcagtgtgacagggtcgaggtctgctggttcagtaccactatGTCTTGgttcgttcagtgtgacagggtcgag gtctgctggttcagtaccactatGTCTTGgttcgttcagtgtgacagggtcgaggtctgctggttcagtaccactatGTCTTGgttcgttcagtgtgacagggtcgaggtctgctggttcagtaccactatGTCTTGgttcgttcagtgtgacagggtcgaggtctgctggttcagtaccactatGTCTTGgttcgttcagtgtgacagggtcgag gtctgctggttcagtaccactatGTCTTGgttcgttcagtgtgacagggtcgaggtctgctggttcagtaccactatGTCTTGgttcgttcagtgtgacagggtcgaggtctgctggttcagtaccactatGTCTTGgttcgttcagtgtgacagggtcgaggtctgctggttcagtaccactatGTCTTGgttcgttcagtgtgacagggtcgaggtctgctggttcagtaccactatGTCTTGgttcgttcagtgtgacagggtcgaggcctgctggttcagtaccactatGTCTTGgttcgttcagtgtgacagggtcgaggcctgctggttcagtaccactatGTGCAGTTGTAGGCTCCGACAAAGTTCTGTCAGTGTCAGATGTTTTGGGCCTTTATCATGTAGTATGGCTTGTGTTAAGAGACGGTGCCGGTGA
- the LOC127920807 gene encoding uncharacterized protein LOC127920807 isoform X6: protein MSWFVQCDRVEACWFSTTMSWFVQCDRVEVCWFSTTMSWFVQCDRVEVCWFSTTMSWFVQCDRVEVCWFSTTMSWFVQCDRVEVCWFSTTMSWFVQCDRVEVCWFSTTMSWFVQCDRVEVCWFSTTMSWFVQCDRVEVCWFSTTMSWFVQCDRVEVCWFSTTMSWFVQCDRVEACWFSTTMSWFVQCDRVEVCWFSTTMSWFVQCDRVEVCWFSTTMSWFVQCDRVEVCWFSTTMSWFVQCDRVEVCWFSTTMSWFVQCDRVEVCWFSTTMSWFVQCDRVEVCWFSTTMSWFVQCDRVEVCWFSTTMSWFVQCDRVEVCWFSTTMSWFVQCDRVEVCWFSTTMSWFVQCDRVEVCWFSTTMSWFVQCDRVEACWFSTTMSWFVQCDRVEACWFSTTMCSCRLRQSSVSVRCFGPLSCSMACVKRRCR, encoded by the exons atGTCTTGgttcgttcagtgtgacagggtcgaggcctgctggttcagtaccactatGTCTTGgttcgttcagtgtgacagggtcgaggtctgctggttcagtaccactatGTCTTGgttcgttcagtgtgacagggtcgag gtctgctggttcagtaccactatGTCTTGgttcgttcagtgtgacagggtcgaggtctgctggttcagtaccactatGTCTTGgttcgttcagtgtgacagggtcgag gtctgctggttcagtaccactatGTCTTGgttcgttcagtgtgacagggtcgaggtctgctggttcagtaccactatGTCTTGgttcgttcagtgtgacagggtcgag gtctgctggttcagtaccactatGTCTTGgttcgttcagtgtgacagggtcgag gtctgctggttcagtaccactatGTCTTGgttcgttcagtgtgacagggtcgaggtctgctggttcagtaccactatGTCTTGgttcgttcagtgtgacagggtcgaggcctgctggttcagtaccactatGTCTTGgttcgttcagtgtgacagggtcgaggtctgctggttcagtaccactatGTCTTGgttcgttcagtgtgacagggtcgag gtctgctggttcagtaccactatGTCTTGgttcgttcagtgtgacagggtcgaggtctgctggttcagtaccactatGTCTTGgttcgttcagtgtgacagggtcgaggtctgctggttcagtaccactatGTCTTGgttcgttcagtgtgacagggtcgaggtctgctggttcagtaccactatGTCTTGgttcgttcagtgtgacagggtcgag gtctgctggttcagtaccactatGTCTTGgttcgttcagtgtgacagggtcgaggtctgctggttcagtaccactatGTCTTGgttcgttcagtgtgacagggtcgaggtctgctggttcagtaccactatGTCTTGgttcgttcagtgtgacagggtcgaggtctgctggttcagtaccactatGTCTTGgttcgttcagtgtgacagggtcgaggtctgctggttcagtaccactatGTCTTGgttcgttcagtgtgacagggtcgaggcctgctggttcagtaccactatGTCTTGgttcgttcagtgtgacagggtcgaggcctgctggttcagtaccactatGTGCAGTTGTAGGCTCCGACAAAGTTCTGTCAGTGTCAGATGTTTTGGGCCTTTATCATGTAGTATGGCTTGTGTTAAGAGACGGTGCCGGTGA
- the LOC127920807 gene encoding uncharacterized protein LOC127920807 isoform X22: MSWFVQCDRVEACWFSTTMSWFVQCDRVEVCWFSTTMSWFVQCDRVEVCWFSVTGSRPAGSVPLRLGSFSVTGSRSAGSVPLCLGSFSVTGSRSAGSVPLCLGSFSVTGSRSAGSVPLCLGSFSVTGSRSAGSVPLCLGSFSVTGSRSAGSVPLCLGSFSVTGSRSAGSVPLCLGSFSVTGSRSAGSVPLCLGSFSVTGSRSAGSVPLCLGSFSVTGSRSAGSVPLCLGSFSVTGSRSAGSVPLCLGSFSVTGSRSAGSVPLCLGSFSVTGSRSAGSVPLCLGSFSVTGSRPAGSVPLCLGSFSVTGSRPAGSVPLCAVVGSDKVLSVSDVLGLYHVVWLVLRDGAGD, translated from the exons atGTCTTGgttcgttcagtgtgacagggtcgaggcctgctggttcagtaccactatGTCTTGgttcgttcagtgtgacagggtcgaggtctgctggttcagtaccactatGTCTTGgttcgttcagtgtgacagggtcgaggtctgctggttcagtgtgacagggtcgaggcctgctggttcagtaccactacgtcttggctcgttcagtgtgacagggtcgaggtctgctggttcagtaccactatGTCTTGgttcgttcagtgtgacagggtcgaggtctgctggttcagtaccactatGTCTTGgttcgttcagtgtgacagggtcgag gtctgctggttcagtaccactatGTCTTGgttcgttcagtgtgacagggtcgag gtctgctggttcagtaccactatGTCTTGgttcgttcagtgtgacagggtcgaggtctgctggttcagtaccactatGTCTTGgttcgttcagtgtgacagggtcgaggtctgctggttcagtaccactatGTCTTGgttcgttcagtgtgacagggtcgaggtctgctggttcagtaccactatGTCTTGgttcgttcagtgtgacagggtcgag gtctgctggttcagtaccactatGTCTTGgttcgttcagtgtgacagggtcgaggtctgctggttcagtaccactatGTCTTGgttcgttcagtgtgacagggtcgaggtctgctggttcagtaccactatGTCTTGgttcgttcagtgtgacagggtcgaggtctgctggttcagtaccactatGTCTTGgttcgttcagtgtgacagggtcgaggtctgctggttcagtaccactatGTCTTGgttcgttcagtgtgacagggtcgaggcctgctggttcagtaccactatGTCTTGgttcgttcagtgtgacagggtcgaggcctgctggttcagtaccactatGTGCAGTTGTAGGCTCCGACAAAGTTCTGTCAGTGTCAGATGTTTTGGGCCTTTATCATGTAGTATGGCTTGTGTTAAGAGACGGTGCCGGTGAttga
- the LOC127920807 gene encoding uncharacterized protein LOC127920807 isoform X23, translating into MSWFVQCDRVEACWFSTTMSWFVQCDRVEVCWFSTTMSWFVQCDRVEVCWFSTTMSWFVQCDRVEVCWFSTTMSWFVQCDRVEACWFSTTMSWFVQCDRVEVCWFSTTMSWFVQCDRVEVCWFSTTMSWFVQCDRVEVCWFSTTMSWFVQCDRVEVCWFSTTMSWFVQCDRVEVCWFSTTMSWFVQCDRVEVCWFSTTMSWFVQCDRVEVCWFSTTMSWFVQCDRVEVCWFSTTMSWFVQCDRVEVCWFSTTMSWFVQCDRVEVCWFSTTMSWFVQCDRVEACWFSTTMSWFVQCDRVEACWFSTTMCSCRLRQSSVSVRCFGPLSCSMACVKRRCR; encoded by the exons atGTCTTGgttcgttcagtgtgacagggtcgaggcctgctggttcagtaccactatGTCTTGgttcgttcagtgtgacagggtcgaggtctgctggttcagtaccactatGTCTTGgttcgttcagtgtgacagggtcgag gtctgctggttcagtaccactatGTCTTGgttcgttcagtgtgacagggtcgaggtctgctggttcagtaccactatGTCTTGgttcgttcagtgtgacagggtcgaggcctgctggttcagtaccactatGTCTTGgttcgttcagtgtgacagggtcgaggtctgctggttcagtaccactatGTCTTGgttcgttcagtgtgacagggtcgag gtctgctggttcagtaccactatGTCTTGgttcgttcagtgtgacagggtcgaggtctgctggttcagtaccactatGTCTTGgttcgttcagtgtgacagggtcgaggtctgctggttcagtaccactatGTCTTGgttcgttcagtgtgacagggtcgaggtctgctggttcagtaccactatGTCTTGgttcgttcagtgtgacagggtcgag gtctgctggttcagtaccactatGTCTTGgttcgttcagtgtgacagggtcgaggtctgctggttcagtaccactatGTCTTGgttcgttcagtgtgacagggtcgaggtctgctggttcagtaccactatGTCTTGgttcgttcagtgtgacagggtcgaggtctgctggttcagtaccactatGTCTTGgttcgttcagtgtgacagggtcgaggtctgctggttcagtaccactatGTCTTGgttcgttcagtgtgacagggtcgaggcctgctggttcagtaccactatGTCTTGgttcgttcagtgtgacagggtcgaggcctgctggttcagtaccactatGTGCAGTTGTAGGCTCCGACAAAGTTCTGTCAGTGTCAGATGTTTTGGGCCTTTATCATGTAGTATGGCTTGTGTTAAGAGACGGTGCCGGTGA